A window of Rosa rugosa chromosome 7, drRosRugo1.1, whole genome shotgun sequence genomic DNA:
AACAGGATTCGTTATGTTAATATTTACCAATACCATCCTCGAGACCTTACCGGTCAGTAATTTCTTGCcgattttgttcttctttttcttcttcttcctggcAATGATTTGCAAACTCGTTTAAACTTTGTTCATTATGGAGATTCTAAATTGTGCTTACTGTTAACTTGTTCATGGTTAAGAAACAAACCCTCTCTTGtccttctctttttttcttttgtagtgATGATAGAATAATACGTTTCTGTTTCCTTTTATGTTCTCAGCTATGTACGACCTCCTTAGAGAAAGTGAATGGTACTATTTCACTCCTATTACCCGAAAGTATGTGAACAGTTCTCGACCAAATCGAGTTGCACCGAATGGTTTTTGGAAGCCAAGAATGAGCAACCCCATCAAAGATAGGAATAATGAAGTAGTTGGGTACAGGACGAGTCTGGAATTTTATGAAGGGAAATATCCAAACGGAAATAAGACAGGGTGGAAAATGAATGAATATACAATCAATGAAGCAATTATTCCTCCAAATATTAATACAAATGGCAAAACTCGTATCAAGGTACCACAAATATATATAGATGCAATTTTCTTTCGATAGATAGCCCATTTTGTATGTGCATATATAGATAGGATCATAGATATATGTACATAGTCTTTCTCTTCTACAATTACACCGCATATATGTGGATAGCCATAGCCCTCTTTTGCTGCACCTTCGAACGGGCTTGTTTGTGGTGCTCATACCGTTCTAACATTATCCGCATTCTAGATCCAGTGACTCGATCATTTTTGTTATTGATAACTATGCTTATTCACAATGCTCTACTTGTAATCATGTTTGATCTTCTTTATTTTAATTGTTCTTAATTTAAAATTCATCAGCTGTTAATTGTCTTTCACTTTTAACATAATTTTCAACTATAAACCATTACTAATCACAACATATTTTCTCAAGACATAATCACTATTGGATAATCCCAAAGTTTTACCAAACTCCCTATTTAGATGTCTAACTAATTATTTTTGTACGTAGTTGGATGATTGTGTTTTGTGCAAGATCTTTACGCTTAAGGTGGCCAGGAAGCTTGAGAATGAGATACAATATCAGTTGGAGAATCCTATAGGTCGTAACAAAGTAACATCAACATCAATTGTTGGTCCAAGTAACACTACTACAACAACTAGTGATCAGTTTACCTGTGCATGACGCCATGGAACATGAGCCGCATAGTAACCATGAAGTGCAACAAGATGGTTCTTCTGATTCTAAGCACGAAGAAGAAGATGACGGTTGGTTGATCATTGGAGTAGAGTCTCTGAATATCTCTTCAGATCCTATGATAGGGTGATTTCGGCCATCACAATTAGTTCAAGTGAACTTTAATTAGGGAGATCGAAGACTATCTCAATATCGgttggtttttttatttattatttttggtGAAAGTTTCAGCTGGTTATTACTCAAAAGGAATTAGatatgatttaatttattttcttcctCTGATTTTCTTTTGGGAATGATTTTTCTGTTATGTTCTTTGATTTTCCCTCGCATGGTCTCTTTCATACAAGCAACAAAGAGAAGTAGCTAGCTAGTAGAACAGCAATATTGTCAAAATATTCCGTAACTCATATGGTACTTTGAAACCGAAAACTTTAGAAATAAATGTTCTAATAATAATCTTGTACAAGGATGAAGTTACTGGCCGGGTTGTGCTATTGTTCATATAGACCGTGATGATGCGTATGCCTATGACGTTGAAGTTGTGGCAATGGCGCTTCAAGCAACAGAACCTTCATCACTTGTCCTGCTTTTGGTCTCTCCTTACTACTGAGGTGAGTGCACCATAATCCCACGATTAACAAGCATTCCATTTCACTTGGATCATATTTCATATCCAATCTCTCGTCAGCTGCCTTGAGAACATTTCCTGCAAGGTAAAACTGCCAAACCCACTCGAAAAGTGGCATGTGATATTCTCCATCGTAATAAGTCTGCCTTCCACAAGCAATCTCCAAGGCTACAACTCCAAAACTAAACATGTCCGACTCTTTGCTAGCCCTCCCTTGAAAAGCATATTCCGGGGCCATGTAGCCGAAAGTCCCTGCCACCCCTGTTGTCCTAGTCCTCAACCGCGGATCTACAAGCTTAGCGATCCCAAAATCCCCAAGCTTAGTGCTAAAATCGTTGTCCAACAATATGTTAGCTGATTTAATATCCCTGTGAAGAACACATTGCTCTGCATCTTCATGTAGATAATGAAGGGCCGAAGCTAAGCCTAAGGCTATCTTGTACCGGAAATCCCATTGCAAGGTTGCTCTACTGCCAAAGAGATGAGCATCAAGGCTGCTATTCGGCATGTATGCATAAATAAGTAAACATTCACCTTGCTCATGACACCATCCAATGAACTGCACCAGGTTTTTATGTATTAAGCGGCTTATGATTTTCACTTCATTGATGAAAATTTTCTCCTGGTTCTCAGATTCAGCAAAGATTCTCTTCACAGCAACCACACAGCCAAGATCTGGTATGACTCCTCTATATACCTGTCCCGAGCCTCCTTGGCCTAGCCTTCTATCATTTGCAAAACCAATGGTGGCTGCAACTAATTCTTGATAAGAAAATCGTCTTGGCAAGGATAGTCTCTCGAGATCCCTAGTTACAGAAGGCACTGCAGCATTGAAGTGGTATTCATGTCCTTCAATATTCTTATTTATCTGCCTGTTTACCAACAACCAACACAAGGCCACACCAAGTACCAAAATAAACAAAGGAATAGCAGTGACTGCCACTATCAAGAATGTCTTCCATTTTCCTATATTATTCACCTCATCAGAATCCAACTTGGAATTGAATTCCCATGATTTTATTATATGGTTCTCAATGTGTTTTCCGGTAGCAGCTGAAAACCCAACTGTAACCCATTCTGGCAAAATATTGGGGAATTCGATTTGGTAAGAAAGAGGAGTAGTACTAGGATTTAGGGTGTCCTCGTCAGTCCAAAGAACACTGAGGATCTTTGTGGTAGCGTTGTAAGTTATCCATGCCTCAACCACCTTGGTGCTGCTGAAATTCAAGCTGGCAGTAATGGCTGATGAGATATTATTTACATTGATCCCAACATGGGGTCTCGGGGGATCCCAATCATCTTGGAATGTATCAAACTCAACCATGACAATTTGGTTATGGGACAATGCAGTGGTGCTATTGAATAATCCAAGAACACTACCAGCAGAGTTGGGTGGAATTGGATAGCCAACAGGAGCAAGGAAAAAAGCAAATCCATcagagtaatttttttttccattagtATCGATCAGGAAAGTGAAATGGGTACTGAAGTGTGCTACTGACCGGGTAGCAGAGTTCCACAGGTGGAAAGGCTCTGTATAAGTAAACCGCCCTACGCGGAGCAATTCAGTGACTGGGGTGAGTTCGACATTTCCTTCTCTAGGTGTGGCGTCGCCTTCATACAGTATGTTCTTTGTGTCAGGGTTGAATCGGGATAGATTGAACGAAAGGGGATTaacaaagagagaaagaaaattgaTGAAAATGAAGATGCTAAAGG
This region includes:
- the LOC133723473 gene encoding L-type lectin-domain containing receptor kinase IX.1-like, with translation MFLIISCRKTAFSIFIFINFLSLFVNPLSFNLSRFNPDTKNILYEGDATPREGNVELTPVTELLRVGRFTYTEPFHLWNSATRSVAHFSTHFTFLIDTNGKKNYSDGFAFFLAPVGYPIPPNSAGSVLGLFNSTTALSHNQIVMVEFDTFQDDWDPPRPHVGINVNNISSAITASLNFSSTKVVEAWITYNATTKILSVLWTDEDTLNPSTTPLSYQIEFPNILPEWVTVGFSAATGKHIENHIIKSWEFNSKLDSDEVNNIGKWKTFLIVAVTAIPLFILVLGVALCWLLVNRQINKNIEGHEYHFNAAVPSVTRDLERLSLPRRFSYQELVAATIGFANDRRLGQGGSGQVYRGVIPDLGCVVAVKRIFAESENQEKIFINEVKIISRLIHKNLVQFIGWCHEQGECLLIYAYMPNSSLDAHLFGSRATLQWDFRYKIALGLASALHYLHEDAEQCVLHRDIKSANILLDNDFSTKLGDFGIAKLVDPRLRTRTTGVAGTFGYMAPEYAFQGRASKESDMFSFGVVALEIACGRQTYYDGEYHMPLFEWVWQFYLAGNVLKAADERLDMKYDPSEMECLLIVGLWCTHLSSKERPKAGQVMKVLLLEAPLPQLQRHRHTHHHGLYEQ